The following are encoded in a window of Haloarcula halophila genomic DNA:
- a CDS encoding TIGR00725 family protein produces MRISIIGGSTVTEEQYSQAHEVGRLLGERGHEVVCGGLSGVMEAVCKGASEAGGHTIGILPGEHRAAANDYVDTAIATGMGNARNVLVVLNGVAAVAVDGSTGTLSEIGHALDMDRPVAGLGTHDVDAVEHVDDPQAAVEYVESAL; encoded by the coding sequence ATGCGCATCTCCATCATCGGCGGTTCGACGGTCACCGAGGAACAGTACAGCCAGGCCCACGAGGTCGGACGGCTGCTGGGCGAACGCGGTCACGAAGTCGTCTGTGGCGGTCTGAGTGGCGTCATGGAAGCCGTCTGTAAGGGTGCGAGCGAGGCCGGCGGCCACACGATCGGAATCCTGCCGGGCGAGCACCGCGCGGCGGCAAACGACTACGTCGACACCGCCATCGCGACCGGGATGGGAAACGCACGGAACGTCCTGGTCGTGCTGAACGGCGTCGCAGCCGTCGCTGTCGACGGCAGTACTGGGACACTCTCGGAGATCGGCCACGCCCTGGACATGGACCGACCGGTCGCCGGGTTGGGAACGCACGACGTCGACGCCGTCGAACACGTCGACGATCCGCAGGCGGCCGTCGAGTACGTCGAGTCAGCGCTGTAA
- the phaC gene encoding poly(3-hydroxyalkanoate) polymerase subunit PhaC, whose translation MSSEPVNPFAAALNFQTKTLESLSEAAERSQIADERLERMESVEVGQTPSEVVYEENKLELLHYDAEAAGIEIDEADKESIPILITYALINRPYILDLQEERSVVRRLLEAGHDVYLIDWNEPSRLDQHLTLNDYVNRYMDNCVDVVRERSGQDAINILGYCMGGTMSVMYAALYPEKVNTLGLMAAGLCFDHTGGILEEWGSDEYYSPEDVTETFGNVPADMLDIGFALMDPVENYVSKYIRLAENIESEGFVENFGRMEKWLGDGIDVAGEAYVQFLEDIYQDNKLYRNELELDGEHVDLNNIDMPVLQLMGEYDHLIPPEASKPFNEVIPSEDTKTIEFSTGHIGLSVSSSTHADLWPEVAQWYKDRNGGDEVDIEVESPDETDEDAGDDAVAAEEGGVEPAADVETVSGIGPTYADRLHAAGIETVAELGEYDAAELAEIAETTESRAQDWLDQL comes from the coding sequence ATGTCTAGCGAGCCCGTCAACCCGTTCGCGGCAGCACTGAACTTCCAGACGAAGACCCTGGAGTCGCTGAGCGAGGCCGCCGAACGGAGCCAGATCGCCGACGAACGCCTGGAGCGGATGGAGTCCGTCGAGGTCGGCCAGACGCCAAGCGAGGTCGTCTACGAGGAGAACAAGCTCGAACTGCTCCACTACGACGCCGAAGCCGCCGGGATCGAGATCGACGAGGCCGACAAGGAGTCGATCCCGATCCTCATCACGTACGCGCTGATCAACCGGCCGTACATCCTGGACCTCCAGGAGGAGCGGTCGGTCGTCCGGCGCCTGCTGGAGGCCGGTCACGATGTCTACCTCATCGACTGGAACGAGCCGTCGCGGCTCGACCAGCACCTGACGCTGAACGACTACGTCAACCGCTACATGGACAACTGCGTCGACGTCGTCCGCGAGCGCTCGGGCCAGGACGCGATCAACATCCTGGGCTACTGTATGGGCGGGACGATGTCGGTGATGTACGCCGCGCTCTACCCCGAGAAAGTCAACACGCTCGGGCTGATGGCTGCCGGGCTGTGTTTCGACCACACTGGCGGCATCCTCGAAGAGTGGGGCAGCGACGAGTACTACTCCCCCGAAGACGTCACCGAGACGTTCGGCAACGTCCCGGCGGACATGCTCGACATCGGCTTCGCGCTGATGGACCCCGTCGAGAACTACGTCTCGAAGTACATCCGCCTGGCCGAGAACATCGAGAGCGAGGGGTTCGTCGAGAACTTCGGCCGGATGGAGAAGTGGCTCGGAGACGGCATCGACGTCGCGGGCGAGGCCTACGTCCAGTTCCTCGAAGACATCTATCAGGACAACAAACTCTACAGGAACGAACTGGAACTCGACGGCGAGCACGTCGACCTGAACAACATCGACATGCCCGTGCTCCAGTTGATGGGCGAGTACGACCACCTCATCCCGCCGGAGGCCTCCAAGCCGTTCAACGAGGTCATCCCGAGCGAGGACACGAAGACCATCGAGTTCTCGACCGGCCACATCGGCCTGTCGGTGTCCTCCTCGACCCACGCCGACCTCTGGCCCGAGGTCGCACAGTGGTACAAGGACCGCAACGGCGGCGACGAGGTCGACATCGAGGTCGAGTCGCCCGATGAGACCGATGAAGACGCCGGCGACGACGCGGTTGCGGCCGAGGAAGGCGGCGTCGAACCCGCCGCCGACGTCGAGACCGTCTCGGGCATCGGCCCGACCTACGCCGACCGCCTCCACGCGGCGGGGATCGAGACCGTCGCGGAACTGGGCGAGTACGACGCGGCCGAGTTGGCCGAGATCGCCGAGACCACCGAGTCCCGCGCCCAGGACTGGCTCGACCAGCTGTAG
- a CDS encoding poly(R)-hydroxyalkanoic acid synthase subunit PhaE translates to MSNNEMQQEWAEIVEEMNNAVAESMEQNMKAQSAFVESWADAVEDSLPTGEEMGEGMEGYGEAYETWLDATEQMMERSADAAQGEDVDPAEFRDIWLQSANEAFKNVMSTSAFAAANGQLVESMMEMQQEADEMSQDAIAQMGFPTRDDIDEVGERLLEVERRQHAVEQKLDRVLEHLEENDV, encoded by the coding sequence ATGAGCAACAACGAGATGCAACAAGAATGGGCGGAGATCGTCGAGGAGATGAACAACGCGGTCGCGGAGTCGATGGAGCAGAACATGAAGGCCCAGTCGGCCTTCGTCGAGTCCTGGGCCGACGCCGTCGAGGACTCGCTCCCCACCGGCGAGGAGATGGGCGAGGGGATGGAGGGGTACGGCGAGGCCTACGAGACCTGGCTCGACGCCACCGAGCAGATGATGGAACGGTCGGCCGACGCCGCCCAGGGCGAGGACGTCGACCCCGCCGAGTTCCGTGACATCTGGCTCCAGTCGGCCAACGAAGCGTTCAAGAACGTGATGAGCACGTCCGCCTTCGCCGCCGCGAACGGCCAGCTCGTCGAGTCGATGATGGAGATGCAACAGGAGGCCGACGAGATGAGCCAGGACGCCATCGCCCAGATGGGGTTCCCGACGCGGGACGACATCGACGAGGTCGGCGAGCGCCTGCTGGAAGTCGAGCGCCGCCAACACGCCGTCGAACAGAAGCTCGACCGCGTCCTCGAACACCTCGAAGAGAACGATGTCTAG
- a CDS encoding AbrB/MazE/SpoVT family DNA-binding domain-containing protein, translated as MADEDDGLLWPPMFKGMQQASENAMEQQQEMMKQLFATGGMPSMDMNQLGAMSQMATFKTRVQSGGRISIPDAEREALDIDEGDIVQAVVLPVNNNTE; from the coding sequence ATGGCCGACGAGGACGATGGCCTGCTGTGGCCCCCGATGTTCAAAGGGATGCAACAGGCAAGCGAGAACGCGATGGAACAACAGCAGGAGATGATGAAGCAGTTATTCGCCACTGGCGGTATGCCGAGTATGGATATGAACCAACTCGGCGCGATGAGTCAGATGGCGACGTTCAAGACCCGCGTGCAAAGCGGGGGTCGCATCAGCATCCCCGATGCCGAGCGCGAGGCGCTCGACATCGACGAAGGGGACATCGTCCAAGCAGTCGTCCTCCCGGTCAATAACAACACAGAGTGA
- a CDS encoding MaoC family dehydratase gives MFNSVVAANRAAFAAFGVQQDGADTEDVVEPVDRIEPDEDLPEWHVSLSEDHPDYLGVGDRAEFTKTISEGDVRQFAAASGDTNPLHLDDEFAENTRFRGRIAHGTLVGSLISAALARLPGLTIYLSQDLEFHNPVRIGDRLTAECEIVEDLGDDQYRLTTRVVDEGEVAIDGEAVVLIDDLPN, from the coding sequence ATGTTCAACAGCGTTGTCGCGGCCAACCGGGCAGCGTTCGCCGCCTTCGGTGTCCAACAGGACGGAGCGGACACAGAGGACGTCGTCGAACCCGTAGATCGTATCGAACCCGACGAAGACCTCCCCGAGTGGCACGTCTCGCTCTCGGAGGACCACCCCGACTACCTGGGTGTCGGCGACCGTGCGGAGTTCACGAAGACGATCTCCGAGGGCGACGTCCGACAGTTCGCCGCCGCCAGCGGCGACACGAACCCACTGCATCTGGACGACGAGTTCGCGGAGAACACCCGCTTCCGCGGGCGGATCGCCCACGGGACGCTGGTCGGCAGCCTCATCAGCGCGGCGCTTGCACGACTGCCCGGACTCACGATCTATCTCTCACAGGACCTGGAGTTCCACAACCCGGTCCGGATCGGCGACCGTCTCACAGCCGAGTGTGAGATCGTCGAGGACCTCGGTGACGATCAGTACCGTCTCACGACCCGCGTCGTCGACGAGGGTGAAGTCGCCATCGACGGCGAGGCTGTCGTCCTGATCGACGATCTCCCGAACTAA
- a CDS encoding alpha/beta fold hydrolase — MTSEITSDSVELTVDGDDVDVHYRTGGEGPPLVFLHGIGLDAATVSWRHALPALADERTVYAPDLPGHGDSDKPDRAYTTEYYLETVAAFLDAVEVTEPAMAGLSMGGALALGHALDGGDVERLVLVDSYGLGSDAYWRVAATGILQTPVVGNMLWQGVSTSKPAIRAGLRSMGAAEPPQELVEQVASVVDRRTVRAMRRWQRSEFRATGFKTDYSGRLAELEVPTLLVHGAADPLLPKSWTERAAASLADSELKILGECGHCPPREQPERFNRALRAFC; from the coding sequence ATGACCAGCGAGATCACGTCGGACTCCGTCGAGTTGACTGTCGACGGTGACGACGTCGACGTTCACTACCGGACCGGTGGCGAGGGACCGCCACTGGTGTTTCTCCACGGGATCGGACTAGACGCCGCGACGGTATCGTGGCGACACGCCTTGCCCGCACTCGCGGACGAGCGGACCGTCTACGCACCGGACCTGCCGGGTCACGGGGACAGCGACAAGCCCGACCGGGCGTACACGACGGAGTACTACCTGGAGACGGTCGCGGCGTTTCTCGACGCCGTCGAGGTCACCGAACCGGCGATGGCGGGGCTCTCGATGGGCGGCGCACTGGCGCTGGGACACGCCCTCGACGGCGGCGACGTGGAACGACTCGTCCTCGTCGACAGCTACGGGCTCGGGTCCGACGCCTACTGGCGGGTCGCCGCCACCGGTATCCTCCAGACACCCGTCGTAGGCAATATGCTCTGGCAGGGCGTCAGCACGTCGAAACCAGCGATCAGAGCCGGGTTGCGGAGTATGGGTGCGGCCGAACCGCCACAGGAACTGGTCGAGCAGGTCGCGTCGGTCGTCGACCGACGGACGGTCCGGGCGATGCGCCGCTGGCAGCGCAGCGAGTTCCGGGCTACCGGGTTCAAGACGGACTACTCCGGTCGGCTCGCTGAACTGGAGGTCCCGACACTGTTGGTCCACGGCGCCGCGGACCCGCTGCTCCCGAAGTCGTGGACCGAACGAGCGGCCGCGTCGCTCGCGGATAGTGAGCTAAAGATACTGGGGGAGTGCGGTCACTGTCCGCCCCGGGAGCAGCCGGAGCGGTTCAACCGGGCACTGCGAGCCTTCTGTTAG
- a CDS encoding NADH:flavin oxidoreductase has product MSELTEPVDIGGVSVPNRLYRAPVLECAGNGPDAVDTLVDELEPTAESGVGLVFQGASIVTDRGGCAAPNMTRVHDRSFVARLERLTDAVHDHGGRIFLQLAHGGLRSMATWHAGYRTRHPDQRQLAVSRPPWQLRLLDRAGLISLRPDVLTTEDVWGLAEQFGRCAGYAADAGYDGIHLSAANMSLIQQFLSPFYNRRDDEFADGVRFMEAIHDAVRDHAGSIPLVTKVPAETDAPKFVRRHLSRADGLDIAERVAEIGYDAVVPVEVSTFWDMSIVRGDFPDRAWDASDLQADYASVFGSRLRARAVELLNRWQARRFDHEPGWNAEFCRAVRERVDVPVLLEGGLRTRADCDRYLAADGDTPAADLVGMARPFYAEPRLGARLLAGEDALCESCNNCTIPQVTGEPGRCRTPSIVREQGRLAEAGAYERNRDEK; this is encoded by the coding sequence GTGAGCGAACTGACCGAACCGGTCGACATCGGTGGGGTCTCGGTCCCGAACCGGCTCTACCGGGCACCGGTACTGGAGTGTGCTGGCAACGGCCCCGACGCCGTCGACACGCTCGTCGACGAACTCGAACCGACCGCGGAATCCGGCGTCGGTCTCGTCTTCCAGGGGGCGAGCATCGTCACCGACAGGGGCGGCTGTGCGGCCCCGAACATGACCCGGGTCCACGACCGGTCGTTCGTGGCGCGCCTCGAACGGCTGACCGACGCCGTCCACGATCACGGCGGCCGGATCTTCCTCCAGTTGGCCCACGGCGGCCTCCGGAGCATGGCGACCTGGCACGCTGGCTATCGGACCCGGCATCCGGACCAGCGCCAACTGGCCGTCTCCCGGCCGCCCTGGCAGCTCCGGCTGCTCGACCGTGCAGGTCTAATCTCGCTTCGACCGGACGTGCTCACGACCGAGGACGTGTGGGGCCTGGCCGAACAGTTCGGCCGCTGTGCCGGCTACGCCGCCGACGCCGGCTACGACGGGATCCACCTCTCGGCGGCGAACATGAGTCTGATCCAGCAGTTCCTCTCGCCGTTCTACAACCGCCGGGACGACGAGTTCGCGGACGGCGTTCGGTTCATGGAAGCGATCCACGACGCCGTCCGGGACCATGCCGGGTCGATTCCGCTCGTGACGAAAGTCCCTGCGGAGACCGACGCACCAAAATTCGTTCGAAGGCATCTTTCGAGAGCGGACGGGCTGGACATCGCCGAACGGGTCGCCGAGATCGGGTACGACGCCGTCGTCCCGGTGGAGGTGTCGACGTTCTGGGACATGAGTATCGTCCGCGGTGACTTCCCGGACCGTGCGTGGGACGCCAGCGACCTCCAAGCCGACTACGCGTCGGTCTTCGGGAGCCGTCTCCGGGCACGTGCGGTGGAACTGCTGAATCGGTGGCAGGCCCGCCGGTTCGACCACGAACCGGGCTGGAACGCGGAGTTCTGTCGGGCGGTCCGCGAACGAGTCGACGTGCCGGTGTTGCTCGAAGGCGGTCTCCGGACGCGGGCGGACTGTGACCGCTATCTGGCTGCCGATGGCGACACGCCCGCCGCCGATCTGGTGGGGATGGCCCGGCCGTTCTACGCCGAGCCACGACTGGGAGCGCGTCTGTTGGCCGGCGAGGACGCGCTGTGTGAGAGTTGTAACAACTGTACGATCCCACAGGTGACCGGCGAACCCGGCCGCTGTCGAACGCCGTCGATCGTCCGCGAGCAGGGACGGCTCGCCGAAGCCGGTGCCTACGAGAGAAATAGAGATGAGAAGTGA
- the cgi121 gene encoding KEOPS complex subunit Cgi121 codes for MEVVEGTATVDDVGVFVERLDGIGTDHGATIQAFDARYVVDRAHIERAVKLATRAHDRGEGIADDFGVEILLYAAGRRQISQALEMGVSEGECPVVAVVVGGDEAAAAAAVADVLDPGETLGQYDRERVRSFFDVSDTELAATEGTLADAVRERVALLPVEK; via the coding sequence ATGGAGGTCGTCGAAGGCACCGCGACGGTCGACGACGTGGGGGTGTTCGTCGAACGGCTGGACGGGATCGGGACGGACCACGGCGCGACGATCCAGGCGTTCGACGCCCGCTACGTCGTCGATCGGGCACACATAGAGCGGGCAGTGAAACTCGCGACCCGCGCCCACGACCGCGGCGAGGGGATCGCCGACGACTTCGGCGTCGAGATCCTGCTGTACGCCGCCGGTCGTCGCCAGATCAGCCAAGCGCTGGAGATGGGCGTCAGCGAGGGGGAGTGCCCGGTCGTCGCCGTCGTCGTCGGCGGTGACGAGGCGGCCGCGGCGGCCGCCGTGGCCGACGTGCTCGACCCAGGCGAGACGCTGGGCCAGTACGACCGAGAGCGGGTCCGCTCGTTTTTCGACGTGAGCGACACCGAACTGGCCGCGACCGAGGGGACGCTGGCCGACGCCGTCCGCGAGCGGGTCGCCCTGTTGCCGGTCGAGAAGTAG
- a CDS encoding ATP-dependent DNA helicase yields the protein MDVADLPGVPDWLPDHLRADGIEELYPPQAEAVEAGVTRGENLVAAIPTASGKTLVAELAMLSSVARGGTALYIVPLRALASEKRAEFEQFEEYGLDVGVSTGNYESDGGWLADKDIVVATSEKVDSLVRNDAPWIADLTCVVSDEVHLVDDGNRGPTLEVTLAKLRRLNPDLQTVALSATIGNADELAGWLDAELVDSDWRPIDLQKGVHYGQALHLEDGSQQRLAVQNNEKPTAAIVRDTLTDDTDEDGDVVEEGGSTLVFVNSRRNAESAAGRLGSTVRPHLSDEERDQLADVAAEIRDVSDTETSDDLADAVADGAAFHHAGLARGHRELVEDAFRDRLVKVVCATPTLAAGVNTPSRRVVVRDWRRYDGEAGGMQPLSVLEVHQMMGRAGRPGLDPYGEAALIANSHDELDELFERYVWADPEPVRSKLAAEPALRTHILATVASGFARSRGGLLEFLEQTLYASQTTESGRLERVVDDVLTYLERNGFVERDGDELDATSLGHTVSRLYLDPMSAAEIVDGLEHWERHAGTDDTAEPSGEGGFTTASELADGERAGDTDPDDISALGLFHLVSRTPDMYELYLRSGDREEYEMAVYEREGELLGSTPSEFEDDRFEDWLAAFKTARLLEDWASEVDEETITERYGVGPGDIRGKVETAQWLLGAAESLASEVGLDAAPAISEARRRVEHGVGEELIDLAGVRGVGRKRARRLYDAGITDRAQLRDAPKPTVLAALRGRRKTAENVLESAGHRDPSMDGVDPDPDVAVDEDGASEPDETAEDQSSLGDF from the coding sequence ATGGACGTTGCGGACCTGCCGGGCGTGCCCGACTGGCTGCCCGACCATCTACGTGCCGACGGGATCGAGGAGTTGTACCCACCCCAGGCCGAGGCCGTCGAGGCCGGGGTCACCAGGGGTGAGAACCTCGTCGCTGCCATCCCGACGGCGAGCGGGAAGACGCTCGTGGCGGAACTGGCGATGCTGTCGTCGGTGGCTCGCGGCGGGACGGCGCTGTATATCGTCCCGTTGCGTGCGCTGGCCAGCGAGAAGCGCGCGGAGTTCGAACAGTTCGAGGAGTACGGGCTGGACGTGGGCGTCTCGACGGGTAACTACGAGTCCGACGGCGGCTGGCTGGCCGACAAGGACATCGTCGTCGCGACCAGCGAGAAGGTCGATTCCCTCGTGCGAAACGACGCGCCGTGGATCGCTGACCTGACCTGCGTGGTCAGCGACGAGGTCCACCTCGTCGACGACGGGAACCGAGGACCGACTCTGGAGGTGACCCTGGCGAAGCTCCGGCGGCTCAACCCCGATCTGCAGACGGTGGCGCTGTCGGCGACCATCGGCAACGCCGACGAACTGGCCGGGTGGCTCGACGCCGAACTCGTCGACTCGGACTGGCGCCCGATCGACCTCCAGAAGGGGGTCCACTACGGCCAGGCGCTGCATCTCGAAGACGGGAGCCAGCAACGGCTGGCCGTGCAGAACAACGAGAAGCCGACCGCCGCCATCGTCCGGGACACGCTGACCGACGACACCGACGAGGACGGCGACGTGGTCGAGGAGGGGGGTTCGACGCTGGTGTTCGTCAACTCCCGGCGCAACGCCGAGTCGGCCGCCGGGCGGTTGGGGAGTACGGTCCGGCCACACCTCTCCGACGAGGAACGCGACCAGTTGGCCGACGTGGCCGCCGAGATCCGGGACGTGAGCGACACCGAGACCAGCGATGACCTCGCCGACGCCGTCGCCGACGGGGCTGCGTTCCACCACGCCGGCCTCGCACGGGGCCACCGCGAACTCGTCGAGGACGCGTTTCGGGACCGTCTCGTGAAGGTCGTCTGTGCGACGCCGACGCTCGCGGCCGGGGTGAACACGCCCTCCCGGCGCGTCGTCGTCCGGGACTGGCGCCGCTACGACGGCGAGGCCGGCGGGATGCAACCGCTCTCGGTTCTCGAAGTCCACCAGATGATGGGACGGGCCGGGCGACCCGGCCTGGACCCCTACGGCGAGGCCGCGCTGATCGCCAACAGCCACGACGAACTGGACGAACTGTTCGAGCGGTACGTCTGGGCCGACCCCGAGCCGGTCCGGTCGAAACTCGCTGCCGAGCCGGCCCTGCGGACCCACATCCTCGCGACGGTCGCCTCCGGGTTCGCCCGCTCTCGTGGCGGGCTGCTGGAGTTCCTCGAACAGACGCTCTACGCCAGCCAGACCACGGAGAGCGGCCGGCTCGAACGGGTCGTCGACGACGTGCTCACGTATCTGGAGCGGAACGGGTTCGTCGAGCGGGACGGCGACGAACTCGACGCGACCTCACTGGGCCACACAGTCTCGCGGCTCTACCTCGATCCGATGAGCGCCGCCGAGATCGTCGACGGGCTCGAACACTGGGAGCGCCACGCCGGGACGGACGACACGGCGGAACCGTCCGGCGAAGGCGGCTTCACCACTGCGAGCGAACTCGCGGACGGCGAACGGGCCGGCGACACCGACCCCGACGATATCTCGGCGCTCGGCCTCTTCCATCTCGTCTCGCGCACGCCGGACATGTACGAACTGTACCTCCGGTCGGGCGACCGCGAGGAGTACGAGATGGCGGTGTACGAACGAGAGGGCGAACTCCTGGGATCGACCCCCTCCGAGTTCGAGGACGACCGCTTCGAGGACTGGTTGGCGGCGTTCAAGACCGCTCGCCTGCTCGAAGACTGGGCCTCGGAGGTCGACGAGGAGACGATCACCGAACGCTACGGCGTCGGTCCAGGGGACATCCGCGGGAAAGTCGAGACCGCCCAGTGGCTGCTCGGGGCCGCCGAGTCCCTAGCCAGCGAGGTCGGACTGGACGCCGCGCCGGCGATCAGCGAGGCCCGCCGCCGGGTCGAACACGGTGTCGGCGAGGAACTGATCGACCTCGCGGGCGTGCGCGGCGTGGGTCGGAAACGGGCGCGGCGGCTCTACGACGCCGGGATCACCGACCGTGCCCAGTTGCGTGACGCCCCGAAACCGACCGTCCTCGCGGCGCTCCGGGGCCGGCGAAAGACCGCCGAAAACGTCCTCGAAAGCGCCGGCCACCGCGATCCGTCGATGGACGGCGTCGACCCGGACCCGGACGTGGCAGTCGACGAGGACGGCGCCTCGGAACCGGACGAGACCGCCGAGGACCAGTCCAGCCTGGGGGATTTCTGA